A portion of the Hydractinia symbiolongicarpus strain clone_291-10 chromosome 10, HSymV2.1, whole genome shotgun sequence genome contains these proteins:
- the LOC130613339 gene encoding voltage-dependent calcium channel type A subunit alpha-1-like isoform X3, with amino-acid sequence MIFSLTLLFTLFEYFILLAILFTCVVMAIDAPLPENDKSEMNKIANQIEYYLLGIFCCEAVLKILAMGLLLHPHSYLRSVWNILDFVVVVTGLLTVSDFLGSKVNIKPLRAVRVLRPLKLISGIPSLQVVMTSIVRAMFPLLQVLFLVVFVIIIYAIIGLEFFVKRFHYSCYSNDTKTFDNFPCDSSLTTETFYYVHGRKCPENRQCMRYWTGLNYGITSFDNIFLAMITVFQCITMEGWTEIMYHTFYSMDESGYIYAIYYISLIVIGSFFMLNLVLGVLSGEFAKEREKVENRRAFLKLRYEQQLDRICEAYLNWILKGEDALVQEQSEQNVQSTEAMQDINESVIVNPALVFTSSREYRVKIGDHHKSKFDRLMIRIKMMRIKLRAIVKHNYFFWFVVFMVFINTIIMATRHYQQPDWLTDVQQYAEIVFVSIFTLELIIKLFSHGFVLYCRSLFNVFDLVVVVLSIMEIILNKTVGDINLGLSVLRCLRLLRVFKVTKYWSSLRNLVTSLMNAMKSILSLMFLLFLFIVISALLGMQLFGGKFVKLKIFPRTNFDTFSDSLLAVFQVITGEDWNTVMYDGMMAYGGPKTVEGVLCSLYFIFLVIFGNYTLLNVFLAIAVDNLTNAEILTHDEEAEENKKRTAQLTNLLEANQSLSQKANVFVNNLQSRTLKDDEDTNSSSSDGGINLNGNAPRAEADLGYGSKEEIHKNVNANGNAITTSPTIVTNGNALPILSTPNTARRGSHGMFEQVLLNNEEDKPNKVNAEKYINTIQKKWLAIVDYNTEHPDAFINPHAQNGSRKSSVASYADDEQRDTDSNELKSDEEDIEEQIQHQGMLNVLKVNVTNRRRIIKAVPMVQKSSLYIFSPQNRFRIACHKIVHFRYFDWFIMAVILMSSITLAIEDPVNDNANINKILHYFDYFFTIVFGIEVLLKIIDNGLILHKDAYLRNPWNMLDAFVFACNLTSIILSRISSTRNASQIIKTLRVLRVLRPIKAIHKVKKLKAVFQCMVYSLKNVTFVLIITFIILFIFACIGVQLFQGKFFYCTDPSKMTREECQGSYYVFPNATSVVKNSPEVRERIWKRYDYHFDNIVEALLTLYTSSTGEGWPTSMHHTMDATEVDKGPITSNNPHMAIYYIIFVVIFTFMIINIYIALIILTFQRQGEKEIEGGLDRNQRDCLQFVMNANPRQRYMPANKNSLSYRVWYIVDSSPFEYFIMTLIILNTVQLMMKYDGNPEPYKEMLRSLNIAFTALFCIEAALKIIAYRLNYFKDLWNLFDIAVILGSLLDIILTYKSANLKFIDPSMFRLCRAARIVKLLRKGASIRVMLWTFLQSFKALPYVTALIMLLFYIYAIVGMQTFGKIKLDNDTHIHKYNNFQGIIQALQVLLRCSTGESWSSLMSSCYSDAPCEEKYHAGQTGCGNTWLARAYFSSFIFFCMFLLLNLFVAVIMDNFEYLTRDSSILGPHHLDEFVRCWSEFDPSAIGSIPHELLYSMLCHLSPPVGFGKRCPKEIAYKRLIRMNMPIQKNGTVSFHTTLLALIRTSLDIYVKGNMFDNDKELRRILTTLWPKASTRKLEKILPKLKPGDDSLLTVGKIYCVQLIVMKYRSSKMKGFADAVVRKKESPSVLKRLNTLLSSFRKSRGKKPANVTPNGLELKTNSNVKRHQTFSAVYWRKKMTQHDNPHHTRDKQLRRRSSWSDLPSFFKFNKESNIATTQSGKDPIHKDVPTKTVVSASNAATKTNSLSPTYNKTSKQHLPIVSRTPSLRTNSNGNVIVPHRRTAPGQSLQYDSINKASSVRYQPNKPVATRPLYSHSAPTTPRGSHGAVHLQHSRQNGDLRHQSQGSPSARRINQSFSVPVNASHRRVASHSGSGLVEINSRDPHYMNNYKQSNYSNDPRHDSRVDSLKYDFQHHDSRPRTLSDPRKTQHYRQELSKENLETFNHYDGGQYEPPSDRRNYRDSTTRTSRYVLDSRHGTNQSDNRVALYPHEDNRYNIYDPRSSLENRLDSRGYPKANADSNFKPIDDNFANIHSSDNNSNYEYRASIGDAYRTHGGQASPQKHGYRTEYMTPMMNDNQHRHQKDRRPYSPRRNGNSIGDRTSPRSYYANDNELLNGMPSQQYYDSMISQINNQIARVSEGGVASQQPFKTVAGVSNVATNVDDDDNEWC; translated from the exons ATGATTTTTTCCTTAACACTTCTATTCACATTGTTTGAGTATTTTATTTTGCTGGCAATTTTGTTTACCTGCGTCGTAATGGCTATTGATGCTCCACTTCCTGAAAATGATAAGTCAGAAATGAATAAGATAGCG AACCAAATTGAATACTATCTTCTTGGTATATTTTGCTGTGAAGCTGTCTTAAAAATCTTGGCAATGGGATTGTTGCTTCATCCTCATTCATACCTAAGAAGTGTATGGAACATCCTAGACTTCGTTGTCGTTGTTACAGG ATTACTTACTGTGAGTGATTTTCTTGGCAGTAAAGTAAATATCAAGCCACTACGAGCTGTCAGAGTTTTGCGGCCACTGAAACTTATTTCTGGAATTCCAA GTCTTCAAGTTGTCATGACGTCAATTGTCAGAGCAATGTTTCCATTGTTACAAGTCCTCTTCCTGGTTGTCTTTGTCATTATTATATACGCTATCATAGGTTTAGAGTTTTTTGTTAAAAGATTCCACTATAGCTGTTACAGTAATGACACAAAAACAT TTGACAATTTTCCATGCGACTCATCATTAACAACCGAGACATTTTACTACGTGCATGGAAGAAAATGCCCAGAAAATCGTCAATGCATGCGTTACTGGACTGGGTTAAACTATGGCATAACTTCTTTTGATAACATCTTTCTTGCAATGATCACAGTGTTTCAATGTATAACTATGGAAGGCTGGACTGAGATTATGTATCAT ACATTCTATAGTATGGATGAGAGTGGTTACATCTATGCGATATATTATATATCTCTCATTGTGATTGGTTCATTCTTTATGTTGAACCTTGTGCTTGGTGTTCTTAGTGG GGAATTTgcaaaagaaagagaaaaagttgAGAACCGAAGGGCGTTTTTAAAGCTTCGATATGAGCAGCAATTGGATAGGATATGTGAAGCATATTTAAATTGGATTTTAAAAGGag AGGATGCATTAGTTCAAGAGCAAAGTGAACAGAACGTGCAATCAACAGAAGCTATGCAGGACATAAATGAAAGTGTTATTGTAAATCCAGCTTTAGTGTTTACCTCATCACGAGAGTATCGTGTAAAAATTGGTGACCACCACAAATCGAAATTTGATAGACTGATGATACGTATTAAAATGATGCGTATTAAGCTAAGGGCGATAGTtaaacataattattttttttggtttgttgtttttatggtttttatAAATACAATCATAATGGCAACGAGACATTATCAACAACCAGATTGGTTAACCGATGTTCAAC aataCGCTGAAATTGTGTTTGTCTCAATTTTTACCTTGGAATTAATAATCAAGCTGTTTTCTCATGGCTTTGTTTTGTACTGCAGATCTCTTTTTAACGTATTCGACCTAGTT GTTGTTGTCTTGAGCATAATGGAAATCATCTTAAACAAAACTGTCGGAGATATCAACTTGGGGCTAAGTGTACTTAGATGCCTTCGCTTGTTAAGAGTTTTCAAAGTCACAAA ATACTGGTCATCCTTGCGTAATCTGGTGACATCATTAATGAATGCAATGAAATCAATATTAAGTTTAATGTTCCTTTTATTCCTGTTCATTGTGATATCAGCCTTGTTAGGCATGCAGTTGTTTGGTGGCAA GTTTGTGAAGTTGAAAATATTCCCAAGAACGAACTTCGATACATTCTCTGATTCATTACTTGCAGTTTTTCag GTAATAACAGGAGAAGACTGGAACACAGTTATGTATGATGGTATGATGGCTTATGGTGGTCCCAAAACAGTTGAGGGAGTCCTGTGCTCACTCTATTTCATCTTTTTAGTAATATTTGGAAATT ATACGCTACTAAATGTATTTCTTGCCATTGCTGTTGACAATTTAACTAATGCAGAGATTCTTACACACGATGAAGAagctgaagaaaataaaaagcgAACAGCCCAGTTAACAAACTTGTTGGAAGCTAACCAAAGCTTGAGTCAAAAAGCAAATGTATTTGTCAATAATTTACAGTCTAGAACTTTAAAGGATGATGAAGATACCAACTCAAGCAGTAGCGATGGCGGAATTAATTTAAATGGAAATGCACCTCGTGCTGAAGCAGATCTGGGATATGGAAGTAAAGAAGAGATCCACAAAAATGTAAATGCTAATGGCAATGCCATAACTACGAGTCCAACTATTGTAACGAATGGCAACGCGTTACCTATTTTGTCTACACCAAATACAGCTCGTCGTGGTTCACATGGTATGTTCGAACAGGTCCTACTAAATAATGAAGAAGATAAACCCAATAAAGTAAACgc AGAAAAATACATCAACACAATACAGAAAAAG TGGTTAGCAATAGTTGATTACAATACTGAACATCCTGATGCTTTTATAAATCCCCATGCTCAAAATGGATCTCGAAAGTCTAGCGTGGCAAGTTATGCAGATGATGAGCAAAGAGATACTGATTCAAATGAACTGAAATCAGATG AAGAAGACATTGAGGAACAGATACAACATCAAGGGATGCTCAATGTGTTGAAAGTGAATGTAACAAATAGAAGAAGAATCATAAAAGCTGTTCCCATGGTTCAGAAATCATCATTatacattttttcaccacagaaTAG GTTTCGTATAGCATGCCACAAAATCGTCCATTTCCGATATTTTGATTGGTTCATCATGGCAGTCATATTAATGAGTTCCATAACACTTGCAATTGAAGATCCCGTCAATGATAATGCAAATATTAATAAG attcTTCATTACTTTGATTACTTTTTCACAATTGTGTTTGGAATTGAAGTTTTATTAAAG ATAATTGATAATGGTCTTATTTTACACAAAGATGCATATTTAAGAAATCCATGGAATATGCTGGACGCATTTGTGTTTGCATGTAATTTAACGTCAATCATTTTAAG tcGTATAAGTTCAACTCGTAATGCTAGTCAAATTATTAAAACGTTGAGAGTGTTAAGAGTGCTTCGTCCAATCAAAGCAATCCACAAAGTTAAGAAACTGAAG GCTGTTTTTCAATGTATGGTGTATTCACTAAAGAACGTTACATTTGTCTTAATCATCACGTTTATCATTCTCTTCATTTTTGCATGCATTGGAGTTCAACTGTTTCAG GGCAAATTTTTCTACTGCACTGATCCATCCAAAATGACCAGAGAGGAATGCCA GGGTAGCTACTATGTGTTTCCAAATGCCACCAGTGTTGTTAAAAATTCTCCAGAG gtaAGGGAACGAATATGGAAGCGGTATGATTACCACTTTGACAACATTGTTGAAGCTCTGCTCACTCTCTATACAAGCTCCACCGGAGAAGGATGGCCTAC CTCCATGCATCATACAATGGATGCAACTGAGGTCGATAAAGGACCGATCACTAGTAACAATCCTCATATGGCAATCTATTACATCATCTTTGTCGTCATCTTCACCTTCATGATCATCAATATATACATTGCCTTGATTATCCTGACCTTCCAACGTCAAGGTGAAAAGGAAATTGAAGGTGGTCTTGATCGTAACCAG CGAGATTGCTTACAATTTGTAATGAACGCTAATCCTCGACAAAGGTACATGCCAGCCAATAAAAATTCGTTGTCCTATCGTGTTTGGTACATTGTCGATTCGAGTCCATTCGAGTACTTCATAATGACGCTAATTATTTTGAACACTGTTCAATTAATGATGAAG tATGATGGTAACCCGGAGCCATACAAAGAGATGCTGAGATCATTAAATATCGCTTTTACTGCCTTGTTTTGTATTGAAGCTGCCTTGAAGATTATAGCTTATCGACTG aattattttaaaGACCTGTGGAATTTATTTGACATTGCTGTTATTCTCGGTAGTTTGTTAGACATCATCCTCACATACAAATCa GCgaatttaaagtttattgatCCCAGTATGTTTCGATTATGTCGTGCTGCACGCATCGTCAAGTTATTGCGTAAAGGCGCCTCCATTAGAGTCATGTTATGGACGTTCCTGCAATCATTTAAG GCACTACCTTATGTGACAGCGCTTATAATGTTGTTGTTCTACATCTACGCCATCGTTGGTATGCAG ACATTTGGTAAGATCAAATTAGACAATGACACACACATTCACAAATACAATAACTTTCAAGGAATTATTCAAGCTCTTCAAGTCCTCCTAAG ATGTTCAACCGGTGAAAGTTGGAGTTCGTTAATGTCTTCGTGCTACAGTGACGCACCGTGTGAAGAAAAATATCATGCTGGACAAACAGGCTGTGGAAACACATGGTTGGCACGTGCATACTTTTCGTCGTTTATCTTCTTTTGTATGTTCTTG TTACTCAATCTTTTCGTGGCTGTCATCATGGACAATTTTGAATATCTTACACGGGATAGCTCCATATTGGGTCCACATCACTTAGATGAGTTTGTTCGGTGTTGGTCTGAGTTCGATCCAAGTGCGAT tGGCAGTATACCACACGAGTTGCTGTATAGTATGCTTTGTCATTTGTCTCCACCTGTTGGTTTTGGAAAGAGATGTCCCAAAGAGATAGCGTACAAG CGTTTAATACGAATGAACATGCCGATCCAAAAGAACGGCACAGTTTCGTTTCATACGACACTTCTCGCGTTGATTCGAACAAGTTTAGACATCTATGTGAAAGGGAATATGTTTGACAACGATAAAGAGTTACGAAGAATCCTTACGACACTATGGCCGAAAGCTTCGACGAGAAAGTTAGAAAAGATTTTACCCAAACTAAAACCAG GTGACGACAGTTTGTTAACTGTTGGTAAGATCTACTGCGTCCAACTTATCGTGATGAAGTACcgatcatcaaaaatgaaaggttTTGCTGATGCAGTCGTACGCAAAAAG GAATCGCCGTCCGTCTTAAAAAGGTTGAACACACTTCTTTCATCCTTCCGCAAAAGTCGAGGGAAAAAGCCAGCAAACGTCACACCAAATGGACTAGAACTGAAGACAAATTCAAACGTAAAACGTCATCAAACTTTCTCAGCTGTCTATTGGAGGAAAAAAAT gaCTCAGCATGATAATCCACATCATACCCGCGATAAACAACTGAGAAGACGATCTTCGTGGAGTGACTTACCAAGTTTTTTTAAGTTCAACAAGGAAAGTAATATCGCGACCACTCAAAGTGGGAAGGATCCAATTCATAAAGACGTTCCGACGAAAACA GTTGTATCTGCAAGTAATGCTGCCACAAAAACTAACTCATTGTCACCGACTTATAACAAAACGTCCAAGCAACACCTCCCAATCGTATCACGCACGCCAAGTTTACGAACGAATTCGAACGGGAATGTTATCGTGCCCCATCGTAGAACAGCGCCTGGTCAATCTTTACAATATGACTCGATAAACAAAGCGTCATCTGTGCGGTATCAACCGAATAAACCTGTCGCGACGAGACCGTTATATTCACACTCTGCTCCTACCACACCTAGAGGTTCTCACGGAGCTGTGCATTTGCAACACAGCAGGCAGAATGGAGACCTTAGACATCAAAGTCAAGGTTCACCCTCAGCTCGACGTATCAACCAGTCCTTTAGCGTTCCCGTAAATGCTTCTCATAGAAGAGTTGCCTCGCATTCAGGCTCAGGTTTGGTAGAGATCAACTCGCGTGATCCACATTATATGAACAATTATAAACAGAGCAATTACAGCAACGATCCCAGACATGATAGTAGGGTTGATAGTTTAAAGTATGACTTTCAGCATCATGACAGTAGGCCGAGGACTTTATCTGATCCGCGCAAAACACAGCATTATAGACAAGAACTGTCGAAAGAAAATTTAGAAACATTTAACCACTACGATGGAGGACAATACGAACCTCCTTCTGATAGGCGGAATTACAGAGATAGTACCACTCGTACGTCGAGGTATGTTTTAGACAGTAGACATGGAACGAACCAATCAGATAACCGCGTTGCGTTATATCCTCACGAAGACAATAGGTATAATATTTACGATCCACGGTCTTCTCTAGAAAATAGATTAGATAGTAGAGGTTATCCGAAGGCAAATGCGGATTCCAATTTTAAGCCTATAGACGATAATTTTGCGAATATCCACAGTAGTGACAACAACAGCAATTACGAATATCGCGCCTCAATTGGTGACGCATACCGGACACATGGAGGACAGGCTTCTCCGCAGAAACATGGCTATAGAACGGAATATATGACACCCATGATGAATGACAACCAACATCGTCATCAGAAAGATAGAAGACCGTACTCACCGAGAAGGAACGGCAATTCTATAG